In a genomic window of Streptomyces koelreuteriae:
- the cseC gene encoding two-component system sensor histidine kinase CseC, whose translation MRGHFRRLVATGVERAGIRTGLRWKLSAAIALVGALVAIALSLVVHNAARVSMLDNARDLADERIMIAQRNFELSGRMNFPNTKIDDPDLPEALRDRVEAGQRATYVADRPGGSPDIWAAVPLKNGHVMSLHSGFTDRSSDILQDLDQALLIGSIAVVLGGSALGVLIGGHLSRRLRKAAVAAHQLAGGETDVRVRDAMGGVVRDETDDLASAVDAMADTLRQRIEAERRVTADIAHELRTPVTGLLTAAELLPPGRPTELVLDRAKAMRTLVEDVLEVARLDGASERAELQDIMLGEFVARRVTAKDPAIEVRVVHESEVTTDPRRLERVLFNLLANAARHGKPPIEVSVEGRVIRVRDHGPGFPEDLLAEGPSRFRTGSTDRAGHGHGLGLTIAAGQARVLGARLTFRNVRPPGTPEHVPAEGAVAVLWLPEHAPTNTGSYPMLPGAQS comes from the coding sequence ATGAGGGGGCATTTCCGGCGCCTGGTCGCCACGGGCGTGGAACGCGCGGGGATCCGTACGGGCCTGAGATGGAAGCTGAGCGCGGCCATCGCGCTGGTCGGCGCGCTGGTGGCGATCGCGCTGAGCCTGGTCGTGCACAACGCGGCGCGGGTGTCGATGCTGGACAACGCGCGCGACCTCGCCGACGAGCGCATCATGATCGCCCAGCGCAACTTCGAGCTGTCCGGGCGAATGAACTTCCCCAACACCAAGATCGACGACCCGGATCTGCCGGAGGCCCTGCGGGACCGGGTCGAGGCGGGCCAGCGGGCGACCTATGTGGCGGACCGGCCGGGCGGCTCGCCGGACATATGGGCCGCCGTCCCGCTGAAGAACGGGCATGTGATGTCCCTGCACTCGGGCTTCACCGACCGCAGCTCGGACATTCTCCAGGACCTCGACCAGGCCCTGCTCATCGGGTCCATCGCGGTCGTCCTCGGCGGCAGCGCGCTCGGTGTGCTCATAGGCGGGCATCTGTCGCGGCGGCTGCGCAAGGCGGCCGTCGCGGCCCACCAGCTCGCGGGCGGCGAGACGGACGTGCGGGTGCGGGACGCCATGGGCGGGGTCGTCCGGGACGAGACCGACGACCTGGCGAGCGCGGTGGACGCCATGGCGGACACCCTGCGGCAGCGCATAGAGGCGGAGCGGCGCGTCACCGCCGACATCGCGCACGAGTTGCGCACGCCGGTGACCGGGCTGCTGACCGCGGCCGAGCTGCTGCCGCCGGGGCGCCCGACCGAGCTGGTGCTGGACCGGGCGAAGGCCATGCGCACGCTCGTGGAGGACGTGCTGGAGGTGGCGCGGCTGGACGGGGCCTCGGAGCGGGCGGAGCTGCAGGACATCATGCTGGGCGAGTTCGTCGCCCGGCGGGTGACGGCCAAGGACCCGGCCATCGAGGTGCGGGTGGTGCACGAGTCGGAGGTCACGACCGACCCGCGGCGCCTGGAGCGGGTCCTGTTCAACCTCCTGGCCAACGCGGCCCGGCACGGCAAGCCGCCCATCGAGGTCTCCGTCGAGGGCCGGGTCATCCGGGTCCGCGACCACGGCCCCGGCTTCCCCGAGGACCTGCTCGCCGAGGGCCCGAGCCGCTTCCGCACCGGCAGCACGGACCGCGCCGGGCACGGCCACGGCCTGGGCCTGACCATCGCGGCCGGACAGGCCCGGGTGCTGGGCGCCCGGCTGACCTTCCGCAACGTCCGCCCGCCCGGGACACCGGAGCATGTGCCGGCCGAGGGCGCGGTGGCGGTGCTGTGGCTGCCGGAGCACGCGCCGACGAACACGGGGAGTTATCCGATGCTGCCGGGGGCGCAGTCGTAG
- a CDS encoding phosphatase PAP2 family protein → MDFEDTALYRDITDFADGSPLWIRHGAELWTEAGLLVFALLFASAWWRARRDTPRAFAIAALAPLATAVAYVCSEVLKSAVTQERPCRAVAGAAVSLAECPPHGDWSFPSNHATIAGAAAVALALVRRALLWLTAPLALLMAFSRVYVGVHYPHDVVAGLALGTLVALVAVRLGTGPMTRLAGAMRGSPTTAARWVSGPGPAPVPSYGAHARH, encoded by the coding sequence ATGGACTTCGAGGACACCGCGCTCTACCGCGACATCACCGACTTCGCCGACGGCTCCCCGCTGTGGATACGGCACGGGGCCGAGTTATGGACGGAGGCCGGACTGCTGGTCTTCGCCCTGCTGTTCGCATCCGCCTGGTGGCGTGCCCGCCGCGACACCCCCCGCGCGTTCGCGATCGCGGCCCTTGCACCTCTGGCCACGGCTGTGGCGTACGTGTGCAGTGAGGTGCTCAAGTCCGCTGTCACACAGGAGCGTCCGTGCCGGGCGGTCGCCGGTGCGGCGGTGTCCCTGGCCGAGTGTCCGCCGCACGGCGACTGGTCCTTCCCCTCCAACCACGCCACGATCGCGGGCGCCGCGGCCGTCGCCCTGGCCCTGGTCCGGCGCGCCCTGCTGTGGCTGACGGCCCCGCTCGCCCTGCTGATGGCCTTCTCCCGGGTCTACGTCGGCGTGCACTATCCGCACGACGTGGTCGCGGGGCTCGCCCTCGGCACGCTCGTCGCCCTCGTCGCCGTACGGCTGGGCACGGGGCCGATGACGCGGCTGGCCGGGGCGATGCGCGGCTCGCCGACAACGGCCGCGCGGTGGGTCAGCGGGCCGGGCCCGGCACCCGTGCCGTCGTACGGGGCGCACGCACGGCACTGA
- a CDS encoding sensor histidine kinase gives MERPRSARLARGALLWAALVLPALTADRIGLNEPRTLWQQAAGAAVLAAAAALSRRLPLAAFGLTATLSLTAAPSLFTASYGPALGTSALLLGLRAGRARPAALCFAAVGCAGTARIVLVGLDPVPEWLVMTGTLLFGCVFPWLGGRYWRQSRELAAEGWLRAARLEDEQRLTEERARLRERSRIAQDMHDSLGHELSLIALRAAALQLAPGLADEHRTAAAELRGAAADATDRLHRIIGVLREDDDEPPPLTPAGETLEQLVARAAESGLPVRWAQPATRDPHTAPGDLAERLLYRVAREALTNAARHAPGAPVIVAVTGRDEGTSVTLTNGSPTEPSSRPSEGGTGLLGLRAAVTSAGGTFEAGPQGEGFRVSAYVPAHRTATGPPRPALAPITHARRRVALCLGLAAGVGVVLVGTAFGWYAYVEKHSVLAPAAYATLRPGAPAADVERVLPDRDVNDPPVERAATPAPEGADCRYYRASGELFVSVDHFRLCFDAGRLVTKDVVPRAGRSGEGREEYEEFSQ, from the coding sequence ATGGAACGTCCTCGTTCGGCCCGGCTCGCCCGGGGCGCCCTCCTCTGGGCCGCCCTGGTCCTCCCCGCGCTCACGGCGGACCGGATCGGCCTGAACGAGCCGCGCACGCTCTGGCAGCAGGCCGCCGGCGCGGCGGTGCTGGCCGCTGCCGCCGCCCTGTCCCGCCGGCTGCCCCTCGCCGCCTTCGGCCTGACAGCCACCCTGAGCCTGACCGCAGCCCCATCCCTGTTCACCGCCTCCTACGGCCCGGCCCTCGGCACGTCCGCCCTGCTCCTCGGGCTGCGCGCGGGCCGGGCCCGCCCCGCGGCGCTGTGCTTCGCCGCCGTCGGCTGCGCGGGCACCGCGCGGATCGTGCTCGTCGGACTCGACCCGGTCCCCGAGTGGCTGGTCATGACGGGCACGCTGCTCTTCGGCTGCGTCTTCCCCTGGCTCGGCGGACGCTACTGGCGCCAGAGCCGCGAGCTGGCCGCGGAGGGCTGGCTGCGGGCGGCCCGGCTGGAGGACGAGCAACGCCTCACCGAGGAGCGCGCCCGGCTGCGCGAACGCTCCCGGATCGCCCAGGACATGCACGACTCCCTCGGTCACGAGCTCAGCCTCATCGCCCTGCGCGCGGCCGCCCTCCAGCTCGCCCCCGGCCTCGCCGACGAACACCGGACGGCGGCGGCCGAACTGCGCGGCGCGGCCGCCGACGCCACGGACCGGCTGCACCGCATCATCGGCGTCCTGCGCGAGGACGACGACGAGCCCCCACCGCTGACCCCCGCGGGCGAGACCCTGGAACAACTCGTCGCCCGCGCCGCGGAGTCCGGACTCCCGGTGCGCTGGGCACAACCCGCAACGCGGGACCCGCACACGGCCCCCGGCGACCTCGCCGAACGGCTGCTGTACCGAGTGGCCCGGGAGGCCCTGACCAACGCGGCACGACACGCACCGGGTGCCCCCGTGATCGTGGCGGTGACCGGGCGGGACGAGGGGACGTCCGTCACGCTCACCAACGGCTCGCCCACCGAGCCGAGTTCCCGGCCCTCCGAAGGCGGCACCGGCCTGCTCGGGCTGCGCGCCGCGGTGACCTCGGCCGGCGGCACCTTCGAAGCGGGCCCGCAGGGGGAGGGGTTCCGCGTCAGCGCGTACGTCCCCGCACACCGGACCGCGACCGGACCGCCACGCCCCGCCCTCGCCCCGATCACCCACGCCCGCCGCCGCGTGGCCCTCTGCCTCGGCCTCGCGGCCGGCGTGGGCGTCGTCCTCGTCGGCACCGCCTTCGGCTGGTACGCGTACGTGGAGAAGCACTCGGTGCTCGCACCCGCCGCGTACGCGACCCTCCGCCCGGGCGCCCCGGCCGCCGACGTCGAGCGCGTGCTGCCCGACCGGGATGTGAACGACCCGCCCGTCGAGCGGGCGGCGACACCGGCACCGGAGGGTGCCGACTGCCGTTACTACCGGGCGAGCGGTGAGCTGTTCGTCTCCGTCGACCACTTCAGACTGTGCTTCGACGCCGGGCGGCTCGTCACCAAGGACGTGGTCCCGCGCGCCGGCCGGTCCGGCGAAGGCCGGGAAGAATACGAGGAGTTCTCACAGTGA
- the cseB gene encoding two-component system response regulator CseB, whose translation MADQTHVLFVEDDDVIREATQLALERDGFVVTAMPDGLSGLDAFRTDRPDIALLDVMVPGLDGVSLCRRIRDESTVPVIMLSARADSIDVVLGLEAGADDYVTKPFDGAVLVARIRAVLRRFGHAGGGRAQEPDSLASGGMLAFGDLEVDTEGMEVRRAGQPVALTPTEMRLLLEFSSAPGTVLSRDKLLERVWDYGWGGDTRVVDVHVQRLRQKIGQDRIETVRGFGYKLKA comes from the coding sequence ATGGCAGACCAGACCCACGTTCTGTTCGTCGAGGACGACGACGTCATCCGCGAGGCCACACAGCTCGCCCTGGAACGGGACGGCTTCGTGGTCACCGCGATGCCCGACGGCCTGTCGGGACTGGATGCGTTCCGCACGGACCGCCCCGACATCGCGCTGCTGGACGTCATGGTCCCCGGCCTCGACGGGGTCAGCCTGTGCCGCCGCATCCGGGACGAGTCGACCGTGCCGGTCATCATGCTGTCGGCGCGGGCCGACTCCATCGACGTGGTGCTGGGCCTGGAGGCGGGGGCCGACGACTATGTGACCAAGCCCTTCGACGGGGCCGTGCTGGTCGCCCGGATCCGCGCGGTGCTGCGCCGCTTCGGGCACGCGGGCGGCGGCAGGGCGCAGGAGCCGGACTCTCTCGCGAGCGGCGGGATGCTGGCCTTCGGGGATCTGGAGGTCGACACCGAGGGCATGGAGGTCCGCCGGGCCGGGCAGCCGGTGGCGCTGACGCCGACCGAGATGCGGCTGCTGCTGGAGTTCTCCTCCGCGCCGGGCACGGTGCTCTCCCGCGACAAGCTGCTGGAGCGGGTGTGGGACTACGGCTGGGGCGGGGACACCCGGGTCGTCGACGTGCATGTGCAGCGGCTGCGGCAGAAGATCGGCCAGGACCGTATCGAGACGGTCCGTGGTTTCGGCTACAAGTTGAAGGCCTGA
- a CDS encoding HhH-GPD family protein, which produces MTAPTNTPRTSSGPTDTASGPPPGGDLHSPVIDWFDDNARDLPWRRPEAGAWGVMVSEFMLQQTPVSRVLPVYEQWVARWPRPADLAKEAPGEAVRAWGRLGYPRRALRLHGAAVAITERHGGDVPADHAQLLALPGIGEYTAAAVASFAYGQRHPVLDTNVRRVFARAVTGVQYPPNATTAAERKLARALLPEDEPTAARWAAASMELGALVCTAKSESCHRCPIAAQCAWRLAGKPEHDGPPRRGQTYAGTDRQVRGRLLAVLRDAHAPVPQAALDRVWHEPVQRARALDGLVADGLVEPLAGGMYRLPLT; this is translated from the coding sequence ATGACTGCTCCCACGAACACCCCGCGCACCAGCTCCGGCCCCACCGACACCGCGTCCGGCCCGCCGCCGGGCGGGGACCTGCACTCCCCCGTCATCGACTGGTTCGACGACAACGCCCGCGACCTGCCGTGGCGGCGCCCCGAGGCCGGGGCGTGGGGCGTGATGGTCAGTGAGTTCATGCTTCAGCAGACGCCGGTGAGCCGCGTCCTGCCCGTCTACGAGCAGTGGGTGGCCCGCTGGCCGCGCCCCGCCGACCTGGCCAAGGAGGCGCCCGGCGAGGCCGTCCGGGCCTGGGGCCGACTCGGCTACCCGCGCCGCGCGCTGCGGCTGCACGGCGCCGCCGTCGCCATAACGGAACGGCACGGCGGTGACGTACCGGCCGACCACGCCCAGCTGCTGGCGCTGCCCGGCATCGGCGAGTACACGGCCGCCGCCGTCGCCTCCTTCGCCTACGGGCAGCGGCACCCGGTGCTGGACACGAATGTGCGCCGGGTCTTCGCCCGCGCGGTCACCGGCGTGCAGTACCCGCCGAACGCCACCACCGCCGCCGAGCGCAAACTGGCCCGCGCGCTCCTCCCCGAGGATGAGCCGACCGCCGCCCGCTGGGCCGCCGCCTCCATGGAGCTGGGCGCGCTCGTGTGCACGGCGAAGAGCGAGTCGTGCCACCGCTGCCCGATCGCCGCGCAGTGCGCGTGGCGGCTGGCGGGCAAGCCGGAGCACGACGGGCCGCCGCGCCGCGGCCAGACCTACGCGGGCACCGACCGGCAGGTCCGCGGGCGGCTGCTCGCCGTACTGCGGGACGCCCACGCCCCGGTTCCGCAGGCGGCGCTCGACCGCGTGTGGCACGAGCCGGTGCAGCGGGCGCGCGCCCTGGACGGCCTGGTCGCCGACGGCCTGGTCGAGCCGCTGGCGGGCGGGATGTACCGGCTGCCGCTGACCTGA
- a CDS encoding helix-turn-helix transcriptional regulator, producing the protein MDKTRQLRLAKDAMDRDWADPGLDLDTVAAHAGYSRYHFIRAFKEAYGETPGQYLTHRRIERAEDLLRTANLSVTEICHLVGFSSVGTFSARFKTWTGLTPSEYRAKHVGRGAALIPGCYAMLWAGGFRSAPGAGKERNSGEAG; encoded by the coding sequence ATGGACAAGACGCGGCAGCTGCGGCTCGCCAAGGACGCCATGGACCGGGACTGGGCCGATCCCGGGCTGGACCTGGACACCGTCGCCGCGCACGCCGGGTACTCGCGGTATCACTTCATCCGCGCCTTCAAGGAGGCCTACGGCGAGACCCCCGGCCAGTACCTCACACACCGCCGCATCGAACGCGCCGAGGACCTGCTGCGCACGGCGAACCTGTCCGTCACGGAGATCTGCCACCTGGTCGGCTTCAGCAGCGTCGGCACGTTCTCGGCCCGCTTCAAGACCTGGACCGGCCTCACCCCCAGCGAGTACCGCGCCAAACACGTCGGCCGGGGAGCCGCCCTCATCCCCGGCTGCTACGCCATGCTCTGGGCCGGCGGCTTCCGCTCCGCGCCCGGCGCGGGCAAGGAGCGCAATTCCGGAGAAGCGGGCTGA
- the radA gene encoding DNA repair protein RadA, translating to MAARTKTTKDRPSYRCTECGWQTAKWLGRCPECQAWGTVEEYGAPAVRTTAPGRVTSSALPIGQVDGRSATARTTGVPELDRVLGGGLVPGAVVLVAGEPGVGKSTLLLDVAAKSASDEHRTLYVTGEESASQVRLRADRIKAIDDHLYLAAETDLAAVLGHLDAVKPSLLILDSVQTVASPEIDGAPGGMAQVREVAGALIRASKERGMSTLLVGHVTKDGAIAGPRLLEHLVDVVLHFEGDRHARLRLVRGVKNRYGTTDEVGCFELHDEGITGLADPSGLFLTRRAEPVPGTCLTVTLEGRRPLVAEVQALTVDSQIPSPRRTTSGLETSRVSMMLAVLEQRGRISALGKRDIYSATVGGVKLSEPAADLAVALALASAASDTPLPKNLVAIGEVGLAGEVRRVTGVQRRLAEAHRLGFTHALVPGDPGKIPAGMKVLEVSDIGDALRVLPRSRRREAPRDEEGRR from the coding sequence ATGGCTGCCCGTACGAAGACCACCAAGGACCGTCCGTCCTACCGCTGCACGGAGTGCGGGTGGCAGACGGCGAAGTGGCTCGGCCGCTGCCCCGAGTGCCAGGCCTGGGGGACGGTCGAGGAGTACGGCGCGCCCGCGGTCCGTACGACGGCACCGGGCCGGGTCACCAGCTCCGCCCTGCCCATCGGCCAGGTGGACGGCCGGAGCGCGACGGCCCGCACCACCGGCGTGCCCGAGCTGGACCGGGTGCTCGGCGGCGGCCTGGTGCCCGGCGCGGTGGTGCTGGTCGCGGGCGAGCCGGGCGTCGGCAAGTCGACGCTGCTGCTGGACGTGGCGGCCAAGTCGGCGAGCGACGAGCACCGCACGCTGTACGTGACGGGCGAGGAGTCGGCGAGCCAGGTCCGGCTGCGCGCCGACCGGATCAAGGCCATCGACGACCATCTGTACCTGGCCGCCGAGACGGATCTGGCGGCGGTTCTGGGCCACTTGGACGCGGTGAAGCCGTCGCTGCTGATCCTGGACTCGGTGCAGACGGTGGCCTCCCCCGAGATCGACGGCGCGCCCGGCGGCATGGCCCAGGTGCGCGAGGTCGCCGGGGCCCTGATCCGGGCCTCGAAGGAACGCGGCATGTCCACCCTGCTCGTGGGCCATGTCACCAAGGACGGCGCCATCGCGGGCCCGCGTCTGCTGGAACACCTCGTGGACGTCGTCCTGCACTTCGAGGGCGACCGGCACGCCCGCCTCCGCCTCGTACGAGGCGTCAAGAACCGCTACGGCACCACCGACGAGGTCGGCTGCTTCGAACTGCACGACGAGGGCATCACGGGCCTCGCGGACCCGAGCGGACTTTTCCTGACACGTCGGGCCGAACCGGTCCCGGGCACCTGTCTGACCGTCACCCTGGAGGGCCGCCGCCCCCTGGTCGCCGAGGTCCAGGCGCTCACGGTCGACTCGCAGATCCCCTCCCCGCGCCGCACCACCTCGGGCCTGGAGACCTCCCGGGTCTCGATGATGCTGGCGGTGCTGGAACAGCGCGGCCGGATCAGTGCCTTGGGCAAGCGGGACATCTACTCCGCGACGGTCGGCGGGGTGAAGCTCTCGGAGCCCGCGGCGGATCTGGCCGTCGCCCTCGCCCTGGCGAGCGCGGCGAGTGACACACCTCTCCCCAAGAACCTGGTCGCGATCGGTGAGGTGGGCCTCGCGGGTGAGGTGCGGCGGGTCACGGGCGTGCAGCGCAGGCTGGCGGAAGCCCACCGTCTGGGCTTCACACACGCCCTGGTACCGGGCGACCCTGGCAAGATCCCCGCGGGTATGAAGGTTCTGGAAGTCTCGGACATAGGGGACGCGCTGCGGGTCCTTCCGCGCTCCCGTCGCCGAGAGGCCCCACGGGACGAGGAGGGTCGCCGGTAG
- a CDS encoding VOC family protein, which yields MIKGLAISTVWVLDQDRAKEFYTEKLGLEVRTDMTMGEGGMRWLTVGSPDQPDVELTLMVPGGPAMDPESAEMVRKLVAKGALGAGVLTTDDIHGDYKKLKDRGVEFLQEPQERPYGTEALFRDDSGNWFSFTQPREGGLDMDQDWSC from the coding sequence ATGATCAAGGGTCTCGCCATCTCGACCGTCTGGGTCCTCGACCAGGACCGGGCCAAGGAGTTCTACACGGAGAAACTGGGCCTGGAGGTCCGTACGGACATGACCATGGGCGAGGGCGGCATGCGCTGGCTCACCGTCGGCTCGCCGGACCAGCCCGACGTCGAGCTCACCCTGATGGTGCCCGGCGGCCCCGCGATGGACCCCGAGTCCGCCGAGATGGTCCGGAAACTCGTCGCGAAGGGAGCGCTCGGCGCCGGTGTGCTGACCACGGACGACATCCACGGCGACTACAAGAAGCTCAAGGACCGCGGCGTGGAGTTCCTCCAGGAGCCGCAGGAGCGCCCCTACGGCACGGAGGCACTGTTCCGCGACGACTCCGGCAACTGGTTCTCCTTCACCCAGCCCCGCGAAGGCGGACTCGACATGGACCAGGACTGGTCCTGCTGA
- the disA gene encoding DNA integrity scanning diadenylate cyclase DisA yields the protein MAANDRAAAPGKSGGSAGTDGLMRASLSAVAPGTALRDGLERVLRGNTGGLIVLGSDKTVEALCSGGFVLDVEFTATRLRELCKLDGGIVLSSDLSKILRAGVQLVPDPTIPTEETGTRHRTADRVSRQVGFPVVSVSQSMRLIALYVDGQRRVLEDSAAILSRANQALATLERYKLRLDEVAGTLSALEIEDLVTVRDVSAVAQRLEMVRRIATEIAEYVVELGTDGRLLALQLDELIAGVEPERELVVRDYVPEPTAKRSRTVDEALAELDALTHAELLELPIVARALGYTGSPETLDSAVSPRGFRLLAKVPRLPGAIIDRLVEHFGGLQKLLAASVDDLQTVDGVGEARARSVREGLSRLAESSILERYV from the coding sequence GTGGCAGCCAACGACCGGGCAGCAGCTCCCGGAAAATCCGGTGGGAGTGCCGGTACCGATGGCCTGATGCGCGCTTCACTGAGCGCCGTGGCACCCGGAACCGCCCTGCGTGACGGCCTGGAGCGCGTGCTCCGGGGCAACACCGGCGGTCTCATCGTGCTGGGCTCCGACAAGACGGTCGAGGCGCTGTGCAGCGGCGGTTTCGTGCTGGACGTCGAGTTCACGGCGACCCGGCTGCGCGAGCTGTGCAAGCTGGACGGCGGCATCGTGCTGTCCTCGGACCTGTCGAAGATCCTGCGCGCGGGCGTGCAGCTGGTCCCGGACCCGACGATCCCCACGGAGGAGACCGGCACCCGGCACCGCACCGCGGACCGCGTGAGCAGGCAGGTCGGCTTCCCGGTGGTCTCGGTCTCCCAGTCGATGCGGCTGATCGCCCTGTACGTCGACGGCCAGCGCCGCGTCCTGGAGGACTCGGCGGCGATCCTGTCCCGCGCCAACCAGGCCCTCGCCACCCTGGAGCGCTACAAGCTCCGCCTCGACGAGGTCGCGGGCACGCTGTCGGCGCTGGAGATCGAGGACCTGGTGACCGTCCGGGACGTCTCGGCGGTCGCCCAGCGCCTGGAGATGGTGCGCCGCATCGCCACGGAGATCGCCGAGTATGTGGTGGAGCTGGGCACCGACGGGCGCCTGCTGGCCCTCCAGCTCGACGAGCTGATCGCCGGTGTGGAGCCCGAGCGTGAGCTGGTCGTCCGGGACTACGTGCCCGAGCCGACCGCCAAGCGGTCCCGTACGGTCGACGAGGCGTTGGCCGAGCTGGACGCCCTCACCCACGCCGAGCTGCTGGAACTGCCCATCGTGGCGCGGGCCTTGGGGTACACGGGCTCGCCCGAGACCCTGGACTCGGCGGTGTCGCCGCGCGGCTTCCGCCTCCTGGCCAAGGTGCCCCGGCTCCCCGGCGCGATCATCGACCGGCTGGTGGAGCACTTCGGCGGCTTGCAGAAGCTGCTCGCCGCGAGCGTCGACGACCTCCAGACGGTGGACGGCGTGGGCGAGGCCCGGGCGCGCAGCGTACGCGAGGGGCTGTCGCGGCTGGCGGAGTCGTCGATCCTGGAGCGGTACGTCTAG
- a CDS encoding response regulator transcription factor, which produces MIRVLLADDETMVRAGVRAILGSDDETEVVAEAGDGREAVELARAHRPDVALLDIRMPRLDGLTAAEEIVRTAPGTAVAMLTTFSEGAYVTRALGGGATGFLLKSGDPYELIAGVRAVAAGAAFLSPKVARYVIDEGLGGGRLTREAQSRARVSALSPREREVLGLVGAGLSNPEIAARLHLVEGTVKAYVSAVLERLGVRNRVQAAIVAYEAGLVES; this is translated from the coding sequence GTGATCCGCGTGCTGCTGGCCGACGACGAGACGATGGTGCGGGCCGGGGTGCGCGCCATCCTGGGCAGTGACGACGAGACGGAGGTCGTCGCCGAGGCGGGCGACGGCCGCGAGGCGGTCGAGCTGGCCCGCGCCCACCGCCCGGACGTGGCCCTGCTCGACATCCGCATGCCGCGCCTGGACGGCCTCACGGCGGCGGAGGAGATCGTACGGACCGCGCCCGGCACGGCCGTCGCGATGCTCACCACCTTCTCCGAGGGCGCCTATGTCACCCGCGCCCTCGGCGGCGGCGCCACCGGCTTCCTGCTGAAGTCCGGGGACCCGTACGAACTGATCGCCGGTGTACGGGCGGTGGCCGCGGGCGCCGCGTTCCTGTCGCCGAAGGTGGCCCGGTACGTCATCGACGAGGGCCTCGGCGGCGGCCGGCTCACCCGCGAGGCACAGTCACGGGCCCGCGTGTCCGCCCTGAGCCCCCGCGAACGCGAGGTGCTCGGCCTGGTCGGCGCGGGCCTGTCCAACCCGGAGATCGCCGCCCGGCTGCACCTCGTCGAGGGCACGGTGAAGGCGTATGTGAGCGCGGTCCTGGAGCGGCTGGGCGTGCGCAACCGTGTGCAGGCGGCGATCGTGGCGTACGAGGCGGGACTGGTGGAATCGTGA
- a CDS encoding SigE family RNA polymerase sigma factor codes for MAQGEVLEFEEYVRTRQDALLRSARRLVPDPTDAQDLLQTALVRTYGRWETIEDKRLADAYLRRVMINTRTEWWRARKLEEVPTEQLPDASVDDATEQHADRALLMDILKVLAPKQRSVVVLRHWEQMSTEETAAALGMSAGTVKSTLHRALARLREELESRDLDARALEREERERCAA; via the coding sequence ATGGCGCAGGGCGAGGTGCTCGAGTTCGAGGAGTACGTCCGCACCCGGCAGGACGCACTGCTGCGCAGTGCTCGCCGCCTGGTCCCGGACCCGACGGACGCACAGGACCTGCTGCAGACGGCGCTGGTGCGGACCTACGGCCGCTGGGAGACCATCGAGGACAAGCGGCTGGCGGACGCCTACCTGCGCCGGGTCATGATCAACACGCGGACCGAGTGGTGGCGGGCCCGCAAGCTGGAGGAGGTCCCGACCGAGCAGCTCCCGGACGCCTCGGTCGACGACGCCACCGAGCAGCACGCGGACCGCGCCCTGCTGATGGACATCCTGAAGGTGCTCGCCCCGAAGCAGCGCAGTGTCGTGGTCCTGCGACACTGGGAGCAGATGTCCACGGAGGAGACGGCCGCCGCCCTCGGTATGTCGGCCGGAACGGTCAAAAGCACGCTGCACAGGGCGCTCGCCCGGCTCCGTGAGGAGCTGGAGTCCCGCGACCTGGACGCACGCGCGCTGGAGCGTGAGGAGCGGGAGCGGTGCGCGGCCTGA